Sequence from the Torulaspora delbrueckii CBS 1146 chromosome 5, complete genome genome:
ATCGAATCAATGGCTCAGTCCAATTTTAAGCGTTAATTGAAATGTATGGTCCTTTCTTCCCGTGAACCGTGGAGTAGGTATTTGAAATGGAGCAAGCTTTGAATTATGCCTTACAATTCTACTTCACCAGCTGGGTAGTTGTTCGCCTTGTAAGGACTTTAAAAGGGAAGCCAACTTACACCCGCGGGCGACTATCGAGCATTTCGATATGAATTTTCGATATTTAGTAATCATGCTCAGGACGCATTGTGCATTTTTATTGAGTTGTACAACGGCAAGACATGAATGGCGTCGATGTGGGAGTCTAGGAACTTAAATCCGGTTTGCTAGAATTGCACTTCTTTTCCTTAACGATGAGTTGATGGCTCTGGAGTCGCCCAAGGACTAATCAGAGTTCTTTGGAGTCTATGGTCGGGCTCATCTTGGTTGGCCGTCCTAGGCATCCAATTCAAGCACGGATCTCGATGATAATATTCATGTGCAGTTGTTCTCGAAAGAAAACTGACGCATTGAATCGTTTCCCTTTGTTCGTAAACGTGAATACAACTGCTTGGATACAGAGTATGCCTTGGGTATTCGTAGTTGCACCGCGGCTGGTGACAGTATCCGTTTCGTGAGTCTTTTGTTTTGAAGTTTTTTGCAGCCTGATGAGATCAGTGAGGCAGCAGCATTGGTGCCTAATAATAATTGTATGGGGCTTTCATCGTTAATAGCGTCAGTTTCCTTACGACTACCGACTCTTGGTGACATTTGGCTTTCGAGTTCGATTTTTTTGGGATTTCATAAGTTTAAAAGGTTGAGTGAATGTCCATTCAACCTCTGGGTATTCAGGTAGAAATCACATTTGGGCACTGACTGGCCTTGTGTTGACCTGCTCGACATCTAAACCAGATTCCGAGTTTCTTTAAGAGTTGACGTTCTTTAGGGGATAGTTTTTGTTTGCGAATATTCTTGGGTTCTCTATGGCTGGGATCAACGTCCATTGGTTCGTTTTGGCAGTTCGCATTCTTGCTCATTCTGGctttttcattgatcatATCAGTAGGGAGCACAGCGGCTAATTCTGCAGAGTAGCTATTGTAGTTGGTCAGGGTTGACTCTTGGCAACAGTTGAACATCCTATCCATGACATCGTCGATGGCATTACTGTTGTAATACTTACGTTGAAAGCTTACCAGGAATTCCTTAACCGTTGAGTTGCGGATCCCACTTCGAACTAGTGCGAAATACCATTGGGCGGCTTCGCCTTCTAGGAAGTCCGAGGAGAAGTGGGTTATCTTGTCGAGGTCATCCTGGAAGTTAAACCGAATCATATGATTCTGCATCCTGGCAAGGAAGAATGCAGCTTTTGAGGCATCTCTTCTCCCGCTGAAAGGTTTTGGGGGGTTGCCATAGGGTGGCTGGCAGTTCATAAAAGGACCTGTTTTGCGAGAGTCAGATATGGGAATCATGATCAATGAGCACTGTGTGAACTAGGATTGTGGGATAGGTGATGGATCGTATCAGCACGCCAGCAAGGGTTTAATATGGATGGTATATATCACTCAATAATATAATCAGTCGTATCCTGGATTTCTGCAACTGAACTAGGCTATCTTCAATGGACCGTTTTATAGGCCTTTATGTATGCCTCTGGATCTATCGATTGCCTTGATACTCGTTGAAATACTGATTATGTTAACACGCTTGTACTAATAATTAACTCCCAAATAATTATTCATCCATTGGTATATATCCTTATATAGACCTTCGGATCTATGGCCGTAGCCTCAACTATGAAGGGTCATTCCTACTTTAGGGTCCTTCATAAGTGGAGACCAGGTCACATATTAATGACACTGTTGATAGTGTCTGGTTCGTCAGTTAGCTAGTCTAGCCGCTTCACTCTAGGTGTTAGCTTTCAGTAGGTAGAAGTTGATTTATTCATTGGTATGTATTTATCATACTATTAACTCTAACATCAAGTTTACTATGTTCTAATAGTGTAGTGGCTATCACGTTGCCTTCACACGGCAAAGGTCCTGAGTTCGAACCTCAGTTAGAACAAATCGAATAATTTTTTTCCACCCCTTCAGTCAAATATTTtgtcattgaaatattAAAATATATGTTTTAATAAGAGATGAGATACCTGATCAGTCTTTCATTTGGTTGTATTGTCTCCTAGAGGCTCTgaatttcttggccttTGTCCCTATGGGAAATAAATTGAGACCAAAGAAGGTTAAGGCCCCATACCGTAAGTATGTAGCCGGCGAAGGGTTATCGCATACTTGGGGATTTACATCAACTGTACCGGTAGCTGTAGATGAGTCACCAGAGGAAGAATTACCTAAAGGAAAAGATGTAGAAATTTTTGATACTCCGCAGGGTCAGTATTACTATCGAGAATCAACTGAAAGTATAGTGCATATCAAAGCACGTCAAAATGGATCCCAAGGGTCATTGAACCGCGTTAGTAAGACGTCAGATAATCATGAGGGAGCCGATTGGGACCAGATGCGACTTCCGTGGGAAATTCAGAGATTGGTCCTAAGTTTTAGCGGTGAAGAGATCAAACCCAGTTATTTGCTTGTTTGCAAATGTTGGTACTTGATGTGCCTCCCATTGATTTATAAACATCCAGCTTTGTCCAGTAGGAACTTTAATAGTTTTGTGGATACTGTGATCAGCAAtaggaagaaaaaattcGGTGAGTATGTTGTTGAGATGGATCTATCGACTATCATGCAAAGTGGTAAGAATTCTTTCGTATCTAAGCTTTTGCGACGGTGTTCACCCAGCTTAGAGAGATTTACCGCACCACAAACTAGTTTCGGTTATGCACCtttgatttcattgaaGTCTTGCCATGAGCTGAAATATTTGGATTTGGGTTTGGTCTCAGAGACTgtcaaattgaaagaacTGTTTGCCGCAATCAAGAACTTTACGCATCTGACACATTTAGCATTCCCAAGAAGTTCTATTAATTGTGATGGCTTTCGTGAGTTTCAGTGGCCTAAGAATTTACAGTATTTGAAGTTGAGTGGAGGGATCACCAATGAGTTTGTGCGTGAGACGCAATGGCCACGGAGTATTACGACTTTGGAATTTTCTTACTGCCCTCAAGTCGATGAGCATGCCGTGTATAGGGTATTGTCACAAATCGGTGACAATTTGCAACACCTGTACTTTCATTATCCGATGCCTTCTTTGCATGAGAACGCACTCGATTACGTGTTTCGTTATTCTTCGCATTTGATCTCGATCCAACTAATGGTCGACTATTGCTCCAGGTGGGTTTTCTCTGAGCACATGCTGGCGCCTCTGGTCTATCCACGTCCCTTGCGGACTATTTATTTACAGTGCAGTGGCTCTCTGGGGCTATCCTCTAAAATTCATCCTGACGATTTTACGATTGCAATAATGGAGTCAAGGCTCCCATGTCTAAAAAATATTAGTGTATCCTCCAAGCTTGGATGGGACATGAACGGTGATGATGTATCCGATCTCGTCTCGGTCTTTGAAGACCAAGGCGGTAGTGTATATTTAAATTACTAGCGTTATGAATAGTTCCTCTTGTTttaaatgaaattttgttGTTAAAAAGCGATCTCACTGGAGATTAAAGAGTAAAATCGCGATACATTGATTATGACTAGCCCAGTATATTTCAGCAAATACGTGGTAACTCCCCAggttttcttcaagagtcaATACACATACGCGCTGGtcaatttgaagccattgGTGCCCGGTCACGTACTGATTGTCCCCCTAAGAAACGAGGTCATAAGACTCAGTGATTTAACCCAGGAGGAATCAGTCGACTATTTTAAAACGTTGcaattgattcaaagattcaTCACATGGCAATTCAAAGCTGATTCCCTGAATATTGCCATTCAGGACGGCCCAGAAGCAGGCCAAACTATCCCACATCTGCATACACACGTCATTCCAAGGTACAGAGCCAACAATATTGGAGATAAGATTTATGATAGACTAGATAAATGGAGTTTCGAAGGCTGGGATGAAAGGCGTAAAGAATACTTAAAAGAGGGCGGGCGTGAAGCTCGTAAGCTCGCCAAACCTGACGATCAACGATTTGCCAGGTCAGCAGACGAAATGGGAAAAGAAGCTTTAGAACTTCAACAGAAACTGGCTCAATTCTCCTCCAGCCGTTGAATAGATTTGATATACAGGATATATACAGGGACTTCAATAAATCAATCACTCTTTGACCTTTCCTCGGCCCTCCACTTGGCGATATTCTCCTTTCTATTTCTCTCACCACCAAAGAACGATTTCTTGcccttcttgatctctaCAACTGGTTCGTTCTTCCTAAACTTTTCTACTTGATGCAGAATGTACCTTCTCTGCTGCACTGAGACTCccttctccttcaaaacTCGTGAATCCCATAAAAACAAATTATCCCAGTTATTCTCATACAATTCTGCTACTTCATCACATTTTCTGCCAATTCTAGTTAAGAAGCTAGTCACATCTGGTATTTGGCTCGTAGGACTTGGAATCACTCTGTGTACAGTAGCAGAGACACGCAACAGCGGAGAGCTTGTGGATAGAAGACGACGCCCCAACATAACGATCTATGATTCGATTGAATAGTCTTATATATCTTGAATAAAAGTTTCAGTAATTTAAAGATGAGTTTGACTGAGAAAAAAAAGTGGTTATTGTGATCAATCGCTGAAGTTTGAAGCGTCGAGCTGTAAGAGGCTCCCAGATCGTGATGAACACTCCACTAGATGAATTGCAATGGAAATCTCCCGAGTGGATCCAAGCTTTTGGGCTGCGAACTGATAATGTGCTAGACTATTTCGCGGAATCACCGTTCTTTAATAAGACTTCGAATAACCAAGTAATCAAGATGCAGAGGCAATTCTCGCAAGTTCCAACAGATCCAGCAGCACAGGATGGCAAGCAACGTGGAAACGAATCGGAAGTGATGGCCGGTATACCCTTACATCAACAGGAACAAAATGAGTTTGGTCACTTGGAACCTACGAGAAGAAGCCTTCTCAGCAGGTACCCAGCACATGCTATGCTTGAAAGAGAGCTCAGCAAGATGAAGGGAATTGAATACGTATTAGCATACCTCCAAGAGCCCGACTTCTGGGTCATCAAAAAACAAAACCGTCTTGGTCCGCAACAAGTACAAGTCCTGCAAGACTACTACGTAATCGGGGCAAACGTTTATCAATCTCCAACTGTGTTCAAGATAGTCCAAAGCAGAGTCATGGCCGCAAGTTACCACCTTACAGAAACCTTATCTCAATTACACAAGCTCACAGAGTTCCAGCCGGCACAGGGCGTACAGTTTAAGAGATTACAATCCACAACCATTACCTCAAATGGAACCTCAAGCTCCCAGAATAGTGCTCCACCAACAGCACCAGCGAACGGCCCTCCATCGACGGTCAATACAGCGCAGACTGCACAGACTGCAAGAACAGGTCAGCTAGAGCACAACGGTAATCACGAACCCCAGGAGGTGATCACCCAGGACATGATGCACCGATTGATGCTCACCAGCATTAAATCGACTCCAGAATACATTTAATGGCACTAGTCGGTCACGTGAAGAGCCTTATAAGGTTACGTTACTGAAAGTTCACTTTACGACGGAGAGAACAAACCACTAAagaaagccattgaaacAGCTAAGATGAGATTATTAGCCCTATTGTTCTCGTGTGCCACTTTGTTTGGTGCAATTGCCTTCGCAGCCGATCCTGCAATTACTCAAAAGGTCTATTTTGATATTAAACATGGCGAAAAGGAGATTGGTCGTATCGTTATGGGATTGTATGGGACTGTGACTCCAAAGACTGCTGAAAACTTTTACGAATTAACTGTTTCTCAAGACCCTAAGATGGGATACTTGGGTTCTATTTTCCACCGTGTGATCCCTCAATTTATGATTCAGGGTGGTGATTTTACGGATGGTTCTGGGATTGGTGGTAAGAGCATCTACGGTGACAGTTTCGAGGACGAAAGTTTTGAAGTTAAGCACGACAAACCTGGTAGATTGTCAATGGCTAACCGTGGACCTGACACCAATGGTTCgcaattcttcatcaccactGTGGCTACCCCATGGCTAGACGGCAAACACGTTGTGTTTGGTGAAGTATTAGAGGGTATGGATGTTGTTCACTACATCGAGAGCGTTCCTAAGGACAGAAGAGATGCACCTTTGGAGGCTGTGACTATCGCTGCGTGCGGTGAAGTTGAGACAGTTCCTTTGGGAAAGGAGGAAGTAAAGCAAGCACAGGAAAAAATCCGTGACGAGTTATAGTTATATACTTGAGTAGTAAGCAGATTCAATTGGGTCGATTTACAACTGCGATTTTTTATATGTTTTGTTCAGTAACTATCTATAAATTCAAAATAGTAACTAGCCCTTGTTGAGTAATGATGATGTATTTATACTGATAAGTATGCTATAAACTACTCCGTCTGACACTTAAAGCAGATTCGATCATTGAGTCTTGCCCCTCTACGTGAGGCAAGTATTGAACTTGCGAAGTATAGTTGTACGTTCAAATGGCAGCGAGGTGTCATGCTAAATAGATAGCAGGAACATCACCACGATATATTTTAGACGAATGCTGTTTGAGCCGACGAGTACTCTATTGAGTAGGACACATTTATGAGCAACAAGAAGTGAGCACCACTATCGACTATGGGCGCACACGATTCCTCAAGTGAACCCTAAAGAAACTAACCGAAAAGAGATGCTTTTGCGGGTGCCAACTCTCATCACGATACCCTTACAGCGAGGACAACTGCGGCGAGCTTTTCGACATAGTACTGGACAATTATAATTATGCCACGTAAGATGCTGACGTGATGATATTTCGTGAGCCATCTACATGAACTCTGATTTATCTCCAAGAAATCGTAGGCGAGTTTGTTAGGTCCTAAGCTAGTTGAGTGGGTGCTTGAGTAGTCCAAATGTTGCTCTTCCCAGTCCGTATTCTGCGCAAGCCAGTTTTCCTTATCATCTCGATCTGCGATAGCCGCTCTGGTGACATTAGGTTGGAAGAGCTGCGCTGTTATGTCAATTACAGAAGCACTCACCTCGGATTCAGCAGGTAGCTACAAATCGGCAGATCGCGTTCTGATGTTTTGTAACAGAATAGACAGCAAACATAAGCATTTAGCGACAAACGGTACAGTATCGACTCATCAACCACATCTCTGTTTCCTCCTGAGCAAACTCTAGTCTTGGTAGCATCGAGCTGATTACTGAAACCTGACGCCTCTTGGAGTCGAGAAGGTAAATTTAGGCGATTTGTGATATAGTCAATGCTGACATCAGACACAGTAAATGGGATGGTAATTTCTTATCACAACAGAGTGATATGGGTTGTGATTAGAGAGCCTCAACAAATAAATTAAAACTATAGTTTCCGATGAATTTGCCGTCAACTACATGGATTTTGTACCCAAGGATCATGCTACTATTTCGTACAGGTTAAAGGGCTGTCACGTAAAAGTCTATTGggatttctttgataaaataTTGAGAGTTTGAACCAACTGGTGCCTTGATCGTTATGAAGTAAAGCTTCACGCACCTCATTCTGTGGGATCAGACTCTTGAATATCTTCCCGACAAAAACCACGATTTCTCACCCGTTAGAAGACCAACCTGACTCGTAAAAAATCCCACAAAGTCctcaaagcttcaagagCTTTAGGAGCATCTCCAAGTACATGAGAAAAATCTGTGAAAGCTGCTATAATTCAATAAATCCTCATCGAATCGTTATTATCATCACTCAGTACGCAGTTACCCAGCTTTCAGTTCTTCACGTTAAGGGGCATAAGAGTAGTAAAAGTTTTGAACCATGGTGGAATTTGGACGATTAATGGTGGCAACAAGTGTAAACCATTGTTGAAACCGACATTTAAACTATCACTATCGCTGCTAATTGGCGTAGGTTGTGTATCGTTTGCGTGTTGGAAGTTTTCTTGTTTGTTTGTTGACAGGCTTCTTCGGAGCACCGTGCTTTTTGGTCCGGTTGGCGCTTGAAGAGTTATAAGAATATACAAGTTTGGAGCGAAAAAGCACCACTAGAGAGGTCCCTGGGGGCAATTGAATGATCTGGAGGACATAGCGGCTTGGCGAGATGGATATCCGtggaagaaagatgaagaaaccgCCTGCGTGCGTGCAGTGtaggaagaggaagattgGTTGTGATCGAGTGAAGCCTATATGTGGgaattgtttgaagaatggtAAGACGGATTGTTTCTTTCCTGATGTTCCTGGACAGTATGTGCCGtcgaattcttctttgcaaaattctGCCAAGTATGAGCTGGCGAGGGAAAATGCAGCTGAATTGCATCATAATCCTGAATTGGCCTCGATGGAGCAGATAAGAGAGTATAATACGAGGCTACAGTTATTGAATGCGCAGCAGCATAGGACCTCGCCTGGCCCTATGGAGACTGCGCAGTTTATTCCTAGGACTGTTCCGACTTTCGAAAATAAACCTGTAAGTTCTGCTAATGGATCAGCGTTGCATTTGAATTGGGTACAGGGCCCAGCGATGTTCGATATTATGACTTCTCCCTATACACAAGAAGAGGTCTtattgaaagagatggatTTTTGTAGATCGAGGTTGTTAGAGTTGCAAGAGATTACCGGCACCAAAGCCGGTGTTAACCTTTCCGATGATCTCGGGTCTAATGGGTCGAATAGTGGCGGGAGAGACCATAGTGGAAGAGATCAGAATGGTGGCGATACGCCGGACTATAGGAGATTGCAAATGTCCTTGAGAGGCGAAGGTTTCAATGTTAATGAGTTTAGAGACCTAGATCCCGAGTTTTTGGATGCAAAACAGGTCTTTGATGTTTTCACAGTGACGAACACAGATAATTTGACCGATTTAAATCCTTTGTCAGATGCCCCTAATTGTATCTTTAACGTACGATTCCTAACAATACGTGATGAGTATTTGGCTCAATTTTACAGAAGGTTTAATCAGGTGGCCAAAGATAATTTTAATGACCTATTGACTAATTGGAGACAACAAAGGTCAAAGGGCCCATCCCACTTAAAGAACGATCAATCGATAAGGTTCCCACCAAGGGGTGTCACACAGGAAATCATTACAAAATACTTGACAACAGTGACAGAtacaaattctttgattccAATCCTGAAACCAAGAGAGCTATCGACTGCAGTAGAGCAATTATTCGGACGTGAACCTATTTTCTCACCAAATAAGTTGGATTTACCACAGATCGCTACTTTGGGACAAGTAACAGTGTGTCTATTGCTCACATACGAgactttatcatcatcagttCTCATCCCTTTGAGAGATGAACAATTGACTTTGTTCCATCAATTGAGAGATTGGGTTCCTAGTCTAATGACTAACTTGCATTTGATCAGATCAGAGATCGACAGAAGGGACAGTAATTCATACTCGGTAAACGTGTTAAATTTTATTGCAATTTGGAAGTATTATCAATCCGTAGCCGATACTAGTGATAGTGATTCGGCCGATGGTGACGAAGACGTTCATATGGCTCGTTTACTTTCTTTGAACCATGAATCCAAGAATCAATTGCACATTTTGCTTTggaatttcatcttcaagaactatTGCTGGAgacatcttttcaaaggtgaaATTCCTTCTATGGTCATGGGGTCGGAACAAAATTCCGCCACCGTCATTGATCCACTACTGAATAATGATTTCCCCCTGTTGACTTTCCAAATAGACATGCTAAAATATCTACAAACTAAGGACTCTATGGTCTCATTACCCAAAGTTCTCGCACTTAGAgaccttttcaaagttAAACTAAATGACCAGAACAAAAAGTGTTACACAACTGCAGCAATTATCACAAGTGTTGTCGATTCGCTGATATATCGTAACGCAATGCTGTTCATTAATTATTACCTTTTGATGCAATACGAAAAACTGGGTGACGCCGATACTTTTGCAGATTATTATAAAGAGTTTTTGCAGTTGGTACAAGAGACTTTGTTCTATgtcttttccaatttggccaatttgaaattcgCCGGCTATGAATTCATATTCgccaagaaatcttttctAACGTTGGAAAACATATGTTCTATGATCCTAGGGCTCTACCAAAGGTGCTACACTCTATTGGCTAAGAACACAGGCATTGTAACGGATAGTACGAAGGCAGAGGGTCAACAGGCTGAAATACTCGTACTACTGTTGAAAAAAATACTAATGTTGTTGCAAGACTATGCAAAGAATCGTAAAGCTGGAAGCCCATTGATTTTCAAGCTGGTTTGTAAACTCAGAACAACTTTGGAATATATCGCACATTGCGAAAGTAGCCCAATGGTTACGATGAATCACGTCATGGAAAAGAGACCAATTTCTAGCTCGACCACCAACGCTTTCGAATTGATAGACGATTCCGACCTAGCGAAAGTGGTTACAAAACTGCGTGGCATATCAGaatcattgatcaaatcagATTTTTACAACCAGAGGAAACCATACCAACCTACAAACCCACAGACAATAGGCCTAACGGCAGAAAATTTCTCAGATGTCTTCAACTCGTTATATTCTTAGCCTTATAATAGAGACACAATTGACAAGTGATGCATCTGACTTGGACATACCG
This genomic interval carries:
- the CPR5 gene encoding peptidylprolyl isomerase family protein CPR5 (similar to Saccharomyces cerevisiae CPR5 (YDR304C) and CPR2 (YHR057C); ancestral locus Anc_5.323) — translated: MRLLALLFSCATLFGAIAFAADPAITQKVYFDIKHGEKEIGRIVMGLYGTVTPKTAENFYELTVSQDPKMGYLGSIFHRVIPQFMIQGGDFTDGSGIGGKSIYGDSFEDESFEVKHDKPGRLSMANRGPDTNGSQFFITTVATPWLDGKHVVFGEVLEGMDVVHYIESVPKDRRDAPLEAVTIAACGEVETVPLGKEEVKQAQEKIRDEL
- the PFU1 gene encoding Pfu1p (similar to Saccharomyces cerevisiae YDR306C; ancestral locus Anc_5.327), with protein sequence MGNKLRPKKVKAPYRKYVAGEGLSHTWGFTSTVPVAVDESPEEELPKGKDVEIFDTPQGQYYYRESTESIVHIKARQNGSQGSLNRVSKTSDNHEGADWDQMRLPWEIQRLVLSFSGEEIKPSYLLVCKCWYLMCLPLIYKHPALSSRNFNSFVDTVISNRKKKFGEYVVEMDLSTIMQSGKNSFVSKLLRRCSPSLERFTAPQTSFGYAPLISLKSCHELKYLDLGLVSETVKLKELFAAIKNFTHLTHLAFPRSSINCDGFREFQWPKNLQYLKLSGGITNEFVRETQWPRSITTLEFSYCPQVDEHAVYRVLSQIGDNLQHLYFHYPMPSLHENALDYVFRYSSHLISIQLMVDYCSRWVFSEHMLAPLVYPRPLRTIYLQCSGSLGLSSKIHPDDFTIAIMESRLPCLKNISVSSKLGWDMNGDDVSDLVSVFEDQGGSVYLNY
- the FYV4 gene encoding mitochondrial 37S ribosomal protein mS41 (similar to Saccharomyces cerevisiae FYV4 (YHR059W); ancestral locus Anc_5.325), whose product is MLGRRLLSTSSPLLRVSATVHRVIPSPTSQIPDVTSFLTRIGRKCDEVAELYENNWDNLFLWDSRVLKEKGVSVQQRRYILHQVEKFRKNEPVVEIKKGKKSFFGGERNRKENIAKWRAEERSKSD
- the TDEL0E02990 gene encoding uncharacterized protein (Ty like retrotransposon), with protein sequence MIPISDSRKTGPFMNCQPPYGNPPKPFSGRRDASKAAFFLARMQNHMIRFNFQDDLDKITHFSSDFLEGEAAQWYFALVRSGIRNSTVKEFLVSFQRKYYNSNAIDDVMDRMFNCCQESTLTNYNSYSAELAAVLPTDMINEKARMSKNANCQNEPMDVDPSHREPKNIRKQKLSPKERQLLKKLGIWFRCRAGQHKASQCPNVIST
- the RSC3 gene encoding Rsc3p (similar to Saccharomyces cerevisiae RSC3 (YDR303C) and RSC30 (YHR056C); ancestral locus Anc_5.322), with protein sequence MDIRGRKMKKPPACVQCRKRKIGCDRVKPICGNCLKNGKTDCFFPDVPGQYVPSNSSLQNSAKYELARENAAELHHNPELASMEQIREYNTRLQLLNAQQHRTSPGPMETAQFIPRTVPTFENKPVSSANGSALHLNWVQGPAMFDIMTSPYTQEEVLLKEMDFCRSRLLELQEITGTKAGVNLSDDLGSNGSNSGGRDHSGRDQNGGDTPDYRRLQMSLRGEGFNVNEFRDLDPEFLDAKQVFDVFTVTNTDNLTDLNPLSDAPNCIFNVRFLTIRDEYLAQFYRRFNQVAKDNFNDLLTNWRQQRSKGPSHLKNDQSIRFPPRGVTQEIITKYLTTVTDTNSLIPILKPRELSTAVEQLFGREPIFSPNKLDLPQIATLGQVTVCLLLTYETLSSSVLIPLRDEQLTLFHQLRDWVPSLMTNLHLIRSEIDRRDSNSYSVNVLNFIAIWKYYQSVADTSDSDSADGDEDVHMARLLSLNHESKNQLHILLWNFIFKNYCWRHLFKGEIPSMVMGSEQNSATVIDPLLNNDFPLLTFQIDMLKYLQTKDSMVSLPKVLALRDLFKVKLNDQNKKCYTTAAIITSVVDSLIYRNAMLFINYYLLMQYEKLGDADTFADYYKEFLQLVQETLFYVFSNLANLKFAGYEFIFAKKSFLTLENICSMILGLYQRCYTLLAKNTGIVTDSTKAEGQQAEILVLLLKKILMLLQDYAKNRKAGSPLIFKLVCKLRTTLEYIAHCESSPMVTMNHVMEKRPISSSTTNAFELIDDSDLAKVVTKLRGISESLIKSDFYNQRKPYQPTNPQTIGLTAENFSDVFNSLYS
- the HNT2 gene encoding bis(5'-adenosyl)-triphosphatase (similar to Saccharomyces cerevisiae HNT2 (YDR305C); ancestral locus Anc_5.326), producing MTSPVYFSKYVVTPQVFFKSQYTYALVNLKPLVPGHVLIVPLRNEVIRLSDLTQEESVDYFKTLQLIQRFITWQFKADSLNIAIQDGPEAGQTIPHLHTHVIPRYRANNIGDKIYDRLDKWSFEGWDERRKEYLKEGGREARKLAKPDDQRFARSADEMGKEALELQQKLAQFSSSR
- the MED6 gene encoding mediator complex subunit MED6 (similar to Saccharomyces cerevisiae MED6 (YHR058C); ancestral locus Anc_5.324) produces the protein MNTPLDELQWKSPEWIQAFGLRTDNVLDYFAESPFFNKTSNNQVIKMQRQFSQVPTDPAAQDGKQRGNESEVMAGIPLHQQEQNEFGHLEPTRRSLLSRYPAHAMLERELSKMKGIEYVLAYLQEPDFWVIKKQNRLGPQQVQVLQDYYVIGANVYQSPTVFKIVQSRVMAASYHLTETLSQLHKLTEFQPAQGVQFKRLQSTTITSNGTSSSQNSAPPTAPANGPPSTVNTAQTAQTARTGQLEHNGNHEPQEVITQDMMHRLMLTSIKSTPEYI